In Kytococcus sedentarius DSM 20547, the sequence GCGTGGTGCGCAGTGCCGCGCTGTACAACTGGTCCAGGTGGGGCAGCGCCTCGCGCTCGAAGCGCGCTGCGCGCTGCTCGGGCGTCTCGTTCTCGACGTCGACCGCCTGGTCCTGGAGCTCGATCGCCTCGTCCGACTCGGCATCGTGCATGGTAGGCGTCATCACCGGTTCTCCTCGCGGATGCTCATCGCGCCCATGCTAGGCGCCAGCCCCGCGACGTGCCCTGCTTGTTCGCCCTCGGCGCAGGCTCAGCCCGAAGTAGGGTGCCCGGACGGGAACCGGAAGCCGGACCCCAGCAGATCGGCCAACGGAGGAGCCGAGGCGTCACGAGCCGAGCGGATGAAGTCATCGTCCGGCAGGGGCCACCGGACACCCAGTGCAGGGTCCAGGGCATCGAAACCGTGCTCCGTCACCCCCGCGAAGTTGTCGTCAACGCCGATCAGGACCACGGATCCCTCGGTCAGGGAGAGGAATCCGTGCGCCACCCCGGCGGGGCAGAGGACCGCCGTCGGATCGCTCCCCTCCACGTGCACCTCGGCCACTCCACGGAAGGTCGGGCTGTCCTGGCGCAGATCGATCAGCACATCCCAGACGGCCCCCGCTGCGCACGTGATGAGCTTCGTGTGCCCCGGGTGCTCCGCAACGTGGAAGCCGCGCAGGGCCCCACGGCGGTTGGTGAGCACCGACACCTGGTCGAGGGTGAACCGCGTGGTCGCGTCGGCCTCCCTCAGCGCGGCGGGCACCAGCATGCGCCCACGTCCTCGCTCATCGCTGCCCCCGCCCAGCGGAAAGAGGTAGGCCCCGTCCACCGGGAGTGCTCGAGGGGCGAGCTCAGCCGTCACCATGCTCACGCCGCGTTCACGGGCAGGCCGTTCCCCGCCAGGACCGACGGTGAAGCCAGGTAGGAGCCCGCCAGCAGCGGGAGGGCCACGGTGGCCACCCGCGGGTCGCGGGCAGCGAGGCCAGCAGCCCCGGTGGCGAGGCCCACTGCAGTGGAAACCTTCCAGTGCGCCAGGCCGGCATCGGACACCAGTCGCTGGTAGGCGTGCTCGCGATGGGCCTCGAACAGGGGCTCACCACGCCGAGCCCGCCGCACCAGCGTGGTCCCCGTGTCGGCGAGGTAGAGGGTCAGTGGAGCGGCAGCGGGCAGCAGACGCCGGACGCGCTCGCCGTCCTCGGCGCGCAGGAAGGCCTGCAACGCCGTGACCGCCATGGAGGCCCCGAACAGGTAGCTTCCGACATCACCCAGGAACATCCGCGCACGGGGCATGTTGAACGGCAGGAAGCCAGCGGCCATGCCCGCGGTGAGGCACCCCTGCGTGGCCTCGACGCCACCGAGGCCGGCAGCCGAGAGTCCCCAAGCGACGGCCGTGCAGCCAGTGATGCCATTGATGCCGTCCATGAAGTTCACGGCGTTGACCACAGCCGGGACTCCCACCGCCCCCAGGGCTCCACCTGCAGTGCCGCCCTCCCAGGCGCCGAGCAGGGCACCCGTGGCCAGCTGGGCCCCGAGTCGTGTGCTGGCGGGCAGGTCGTGCTGGTCGTCCAGGTGGCCGACTGCTGCGAGTGCGGCCGTGGCCAGGGCCCACGACGCGGACACAGGCACCCCCAGCCGCCGGGCCACCACCACGCCCACTGCGCCACCCACGAGGCAGGCTCGGCCTCCACCCCGAGGCGTGGGGCGCTCGTGCGAGGACCGGGCGTTGGGGACGTCCATCCGGTTCGCCCTGCGGAGCGTGCGCTCCACGACGGGTGCAGCAGCAGCAGTTCCGAGGGCGGTGGCCAGCAGAGCGAGACCTCGAGTTCGGCGCATGACTCTCCACGGGTGCATAGACGGTCGGGCGGGTGCCGCCCACCCCGGAATGTACAGGCGCAGCCGTGGCCGCGAACACGTGCCGGGAGCTGCCCGAGGTCGTCCCTCGGCCACCCCGGAACCCCCCATGGCCCATGACTATGCTGTCAGCGCACCACACGGAAGTCGGCCCTGCTCGGGCGGCGTCCTACCCCCACCACCGGCCCGGAGGAGCACCCGGCATGAAGATCGGGATCATCTCGCACTGGTACGACCCCGAGGGCGGCGCAGCCGCAGGCCCCGGCACCATCGCCCGAGCCCTGCGGGACCGGGGCCACGATGTCCACGTCGTCACCGGGTTCCCGATCTACCCCCGCGGCGAGATCTTCGAGGGCTACCGCAACCGCCCCTACCAGCGGGAGGTCCTGGAGGGGGTGACCGTCCACCGCTGCGCCATCTACCCCAGCCACGACACCTCTGCCGCCAAGCGGATGGCCAACTACCTCAGCTTCGCCGCGTCCAGCTCCGTGGTTGCCCCCAAGGTCCTGGGGGATGTCGATGTGTGCTATGTCTACTCGAGTCCCGTGACCACCGGATTCGCCGCCATGGCCCTGCGGTCTCTGCGCGGTGTGCCCTACGTGATGCACGTCCAGGACCTCTGGCCGGACAGCGTCACCGCGAGCGGTTTCGTCGGGGGGCGCAAGGCCGAGCTGACCGAGAAGGCCCTCCACGCGGCCTGCACCGCCATGTACCGCAGCGCTGCACACGTCGCCGTCATCTCACCGGGCATGCGCACCCTGCTGGCCGAGCGTGGCGCCCCCCTGGAGAAGACCAGTGTGGTACCGAACTGGGCCGAGGAGCGCTCCTTCTACCCCGCCGAGCGCTCGGACTCCCGCCGGGAGGCCTTGGGCATCACCTCCCCGTTCACGGTGATGTACGCCGGGAACCATGGTGAGATGCAGAACCTGTGGGTGGTGCTGGACGCCGCCGAGCGCCTGCTCGACGACCCGCGGATCGGCTTCGCCCTGGTGGGCGACGGTGTGCTGAAGC encodes:
- a CDS encoding dTDP-4-dehydrorhamnose 3,5-epimerase family protein, with protein sequence MVTAELAPRALPVDGAYLFPLGGGSDERGRGRMLVPAALREADATTRFTLDQVSVLTNRRGALRGFHVAEHPGHTKLITCAAGAVWDVLIDLRQDSPTFRGVAEVHVEGSDPTAVLCPAGVAHGFLSLTEGSVVLIGVDDNFAGVTEHGFDALDPALGVRWPLPDDDFIRSARDASAPPLADLLGSGFRFPSGHPTSG
- a CDS encoding glycosyltransferase family 4 protein; amino-acid sequence: MKIGIISHWYDPEGGAAAGPGTIARALRDRGHDVHVVTGFPIYPRGEIFEGYRNRPYQREVLEGVTVHRCAIYPSHDTSAAKRMANYLSFAASSSVVAPKVLGDVDVCYVYSSPVTTGFAAMALRSLRGVPYVMHVQDLWPDSVTASGFVGGRKAELTEKALHAACTAMYRSAAHVAVISPGMRTLLAERGAPLEKTSVVPNWAEERSFYPAERSDSRREALGITSPFTVMYAGNHGEMQNLWVVLDAAERLLDDPRIGFALVGDGVLKQELVAAAEQRGLHNITFIEPQPFSEMAAVLACADAQIVSLKDEPLYRTTTPSKIQANLAAGQPIIAALTGDAAEVVRASGGTAVAPGDAAGLASGVQELASLSPEQLAARGQRARAYYDSTFSERSVGDALEGLLAEHRRKGLS